In Poecile atricapillus isolate bPoeAtr1 chromosome 12, bPoeAtr1.hap1, whole genome shotgun sequence, one DNA window encodes the following:
- the ZNF185 gene encoding zinc finger protein 185, with product MMSLGVAKGGLIPPSDEDRRRIIRQMKVRTTLRGDKSWIQHHNSDSDEEKSSPLSGQAGGGSTAPKSAAPQQDRCSVPKAQPGYLIRGVFTRTIDKSSSVPGSSPSSQAQKNTALKGQSRSPSGYRMTTEDYKKLAPYNVRQKSMDADEEDAPFSPDEHKKRTEAANSVLRRSAGRERAYVLSAAKKSNGSPTQEFPALFAKRIEIEEEEGQQRRSPTVPAPSSFALDSSSANGLRKSSPGSSWDEPKAAAAASPSSPKPGSRSQTSPSLSDTSGKISTSAETRNGEHRQALDGKFSLGTVSQRGDGDKALKEKPERFPWDEGTPRATNGRFPEHTEANNGFYPPECSSGCWDRAGDAPEKLLRPSEPSLGDTRSPLQSDVPFHPTERTPVHIEDTEYSFKRSVLGYEERSSSTNPEGPSHHQPYWDETRFLDSPSLSERGQGAPGHDTPPEPPRLKDPPEPSRARSELCSQDTAGSRDRDVGMSSCLQREETAARRLSSVPAGSSVPAPEIPHGNESEPCRDRITLDYEGQTSASTDSPRESLGDWRHSEPTPGPASRSEFSSQESVPGAQESQPPVSLFQDRQSFGGSVPSHRIPGYVDSQMFSTRRPSPDPKGSAFPGSSSPRSSWYDSARGHGDFSPPAGRHESLPRDPTMSMSQRSHRVPFYMDSLNCNSTRLLSSSSERLCSSHHSSGYQPDSSTAGRGILFVKEYVNTGGFAASPRHGSLVDLSDLERSSYSHHSYLSSAPLHRSSEPLCSYCSREIRDCPKIIIEHLNIHCHEYCFRCGICHKAMGELLDKIFIHRDIVHCDKCYEKLF from the exons ATGATGTCCCTGGGTGTTGCCAAAG GAGGGCTGATCCCGCCCTCGGACGAGGATCGCCGCAGGATCATCCGGCAGATGAAGGTTCGCACCACCCTGCGGGGGGACAAGAGCTGGATCCAGCACCACAACTCCGACTCGGACGAGGAGAAGAGCAGCCCCCT GTCTGGACAGGCTGGTGGTGGATCCACAGCCCCCAAatctgctgctccccagcaggaCAG GTGCTCTGTCCCCAAGGCCCAGCCTGGATACCTCatcag gggGGTTTTCACCAGGACCATCGACAAGAGCTCGTCCGTGCCGGGTTCTTCACCTTCCAGCCAAGCACAGAAAAA cactgccctgaaGGGCCAGAGCCGCTCCCCCTCGGGCTACAGGATGACCACGGAGGACTACAAGAAACT agctccgTACAACGTCAGGCAGAAATCCATGGATGCGGACGAGGAGGACGCGCCTTTCTCCCCGGACGAGCACAAGAAGAG gaCAGAGGCTGCCAACAGCGTCCTGCGGCGCTCGGCCGGCCGGGAGCGCGCCTACGTCCTGTCCGCCGCCAAGAAGAGCAACGG GAGCCCAACTCAGGAGTTCCCAGCCCTGTTTGCCAAGAG GATCGAGatagaagaggaggaaggacagCAGAGGAGGAGCCCGACGGTGCCGGCTCcatccagctttgctctggACAGCAGCAG tgctAATGGGCTGAGAAAAAGCAGCCCTGGATCTTCCTGGGATGAGCCAaaggcggcagcagcagcgtcTCCCTCCAG CCCCAAaccaggcagcaggagccaaACATCCCCATCCCTGAGTGACACCTCGGGGAAAATCTCCACTTCTGCTGAAACCAG gaatggTGAGCACAGACAGGCCCTGGATGGGAAATTCTCCTTGGGAACGGTGTCCCAGCGTGGGGATGG tGACAAAGCTCTGAAGGAAAAGCCTGAGAGGTTCCCATGGGATGAAGGAACCCCCAGAGCCACGAATGGAAG ATTTCCTGAGCACACAGAAGCCAATAATGGGTTTTACCCGCCAGA GTGCAGCTCTGGttgctgggacagagctggggatgctccGGAGAAGCTGCTCCGTCCATCCGAGCCCTCCCTGGGTGACACCAG gTCACCCTTGCAGTCTGATGTCCCTTTTCATCCCACTGAGAGAACCCCTGTGCACATCGAGGACACAGAATATTCCTTTAAAAG GTCTGTCCTGGGCTAtgaggagaggagcagctccacCAATCCTGAGGGCCCATCCCACCACCAGCCCTACTGGGATGAGACAAG GTTCCTGGACTCACCCAGCCTCAGTGAGAGGGGCCAAGGAGCTCCTGGCCATGACaccccccctgagccccccaggctGAAGGATCCCCCTgagcccagcagggccag GTctgagctgtgctcccaggacactgctggcagcagggacagggatgtgggaaTGTCATCCTGCCTGCAGAGGGAGGAAACCGCAGCAAGAAG GTTGAGCTCTGTTCCTGCAGGAAGCAGCGTCCCAGCTCCAGAGATTCCACATGGCAATGAGTCTGAGCCATGCAGGGACAG GATCACTCTGGACTATGAGGGACAAACCAGTGCCAGCACAGACAGCCCCCGTGAGAGCCTGGGGGACTGGAGGCACAGCGAGCCCACCCCGGGGCCAGCCAG CAGGTCTGAGTTCAGCTCCCAGGAGAGCGTTCCTGGTGCCCAGGAGTCCCagccccccgtgtccctgttCCAGGACCGCCAGTCCTTCGGAGGCTCCGTGCCCAGCCACAGGATTCCAGGCTACGTGGACAGCCAGATGTTCAGCACCAGGAG GcccagccctgatcccaaaGGGAGCGCTTTTCccgggagcagcagccccaggagcagctggtaTGACAGTGCCAGGGGGCACGGGGACTTCAGCCCCCCTGCAGGACG CCACGAGTCCCTTCCCAGGGATCCCACCATGTCCATGTCCCAGAGAAGCCACAGGGTGCCGTTCTACATGGACAGCTTAAACTGTAACAGCACCAG gctcctctccagctccagtgagaggctctgcagctcccaccACAGCTCTGGGTACCAGCCtgactccagcactgctgg GAGAGGGATCCTCTTTGTCAAGGAGTATGTGAACACGGGCGGCTTTGCAGCCTCGCCGCGCCACGGCAG CCTTGTGGATTTGAGTGACCTGGAGAGAAGCAGCTACAGCCACCACAGTTACCTGTCCAGTGCTCCCCTGCACAG GTCCAGTGAGCCCCTGTGCAGTTACTGCAGCCGGGAGATCCGAGACTGCCCCAAGATCATCATCGAGCACCTGAACATCCACTGCCACGAGTACTGCTTCAGG TGTGGAATTTGCCACAAAGCGATGGGAGAGCTCCTGGATAAAATATTCATCCACCGGGACATTGTCCACTGTGACAAGTGCTACGAGAAGCTCTTCTAG